In one Rhopalosiphum padi isolate XX-2018 chromosome 3, ASM2088224v1, whole genome shotgun sequence genomic region, the following are encoded:
- the LOC132925565 gene encoding uncharacterized protein LOC132925565, whose amino-acid sequence MFGCSARLGVASIGLPMDEIDCLQSEEDIENILQVCEAQNDHLGSDSLDSEQCHTTQVEENEPGTENNSELINQRQQKIQHERALSVKCLEKQAKKMVKTSNSKYPELEVGTSVRISIPDVDRARSSPRNVLAVITDVKDNLYKLCTENGFLKHKYTRTEINTCKEKLLDLETVVSKLKEGGEITLREAAAFNSISGSQGFTRCHCKTQCKTNRCACRASTRLCNSKCHNSLPCNNKDL is encoded by the exons ATGTTTGGATGTTCAGCTCGATTAGGCGTAGCGTCAATAGGTTTACCTATGGATGAAATAGACTGCTTACAATCTGAAGAAGATATTGAGAATATTTTACAAGTTTGTGAAGCTCAGAATGACCATCTTGGTTCAGATTCACTGGACTCTGAACAATGTCATACTACACAAGTTGAAGAAAATGAACCAGGAACTGAAAATAACTCAGAACTTA ttaatcaaCGACAGCAGAAAATTCAACACGAACGAGCATTATCTGTTAAATGTTTAGAGAAACAAGcgaaaaaaatggtaaaaacatCTAATTCAAAATACCCTGAACTTGAAGTAGGAACATCTGTGCGTATCTCTATTCCTGATGTTGACCGAGCTCGTAGCTCTCCACGAAATGTATTGGCAGTTATAACTGATGTgaaagataatttatataaattat gtacagAAAATGGATTTCTGAAACATAAGTATACCAGGACAGAAATCAACACATGCAAGGAGAAGCTTCTAGATCTTGAAACGGTTGTAAGCAAATTGAAAGAGGGAGGAGAAATAACTCTCCGTGAAGCAGCTGCCTTTAACAGCATTTCTGGATCCCAAGGTTTTACGAGATGCCACTGTAAAACACAGTGTAAAACCAATAGATGTGCTTGTCGTGCATCTACTAGATTATGTAACTCTAAGTGTCATAACAGTCTACCGTGTAACaataaagatttataa
- the LOC132925570 gene encoding zinc finger MYM-type protein 1-like translates to MENVEVATFNDQIDELNVLSEDLTYAELLIIKKIMKRVYLSGAAKKKAKNEKKLKEDKGKRNLHDFGWCTSSRNLAQNDINEQQCDIDDPKVLENEKTVNIHVGESIKSKIDDTVVPYPKEINENVINTQNNEVVKCIPMNENESVKELDKNVIDSNIFCSKGIIEANYNKQSDEMFKLSNDPATWKKLSLSDRDYLAAVGPPTMPSKFPHDEHENRSFPISLLQKTLPNKETVKRDWLVWSTLKNALFCFPCCLFLRDDEFEPSGLCRNGIENNWRKLYDKIDNHEGNTKHIERYLLWKDLVEAINGRKGIDKDLQVSINTEKEKWRKLLRIVVDITLFLAENNLPFRGIHSTIDHDDCGLFISTAKLVSHYSETMKNHLDTIKEYKDSDGTPDVSHKEQLVFVIRYVFENAGTWDIQERFLTMVDYEKKTGADIANKIEEILVECNLDLALCRGQGYDNAANMSGKYNGVKSKIIEKYPQALFSPCSAHSLNLCGVHAMETSLEVKTFFGNIQKLYNFFSCSPSRWKILQETAGLSLHSISATRWSARIDAVRPLSKNYSGILNSLVRVKNEINLPADNHAEAVGLISWLHSFEFILLTTIWYKVLQCIDDRNKILQSKKTSIDESSMHFQQLATEIQQIKDSWNDLLLESKSVASTLNLTTEFKITSRVRRKKHFHDDISDEQPFHDIENKFKVEVFVTALDRLLSDIYGIQATMEKITNTFSSIINPPDTEEPSAEYFKAQANIISSVYPNDVCANVLKEELRIYFKIHKKGLQNILPQICICLRILSTIPTSVSTGERSFSKLKLIKSYLRSTTAENHLNHLILLSIEHKLAKTLDYDDIIDSFAEKKARKKVF, encoded by the exons ATGGAAAATGTGGAAGTTGCTACTTTTAACGATCAAATAgatgaattaaatgtattatctgAAGATTTAACATATGCTG agttgttaataataaaaaaaataatgaagcgTGTGTATTTATCGGGTGCTGCGAAGAAGAAggcaaaaaatgaaaaaaaacttaaagaagATAAAGGAAAACGTAATTTACATGATTTCGGTTGGTGTACGTCAAGTAGGAACTTGGCTCAAAATGATATAAACGAGCAACAATGTGATATTGATGACCCCAAAGtattagaaaatgaaaaaaccgtaaatattcatgTAGGAGAGtccataaaaagtaaaattgatgATACAGTTGTTCCATATCCAaaagaaattaatgaaaacgTTATTAACACACAAAATAATGAGGTAGTTAAATGTATACCAATGAACGAGAATGAAAGTGTAAAGGaattagataaaaatgttattgacagtaatatattttgttccaAAGGCATTATTGAAGCCAATTATAACAAACAATCTGacgaaatgtttaaattaagtaaCGATCCAGCAACTTGGAAAAAACTTAGTTTGTCAGATCGCGACTATTTAGCTGCAGTTGGTCCACCTACTATGCCATCAAAGTTTCCCCATGATGAACATGAGAATCGCTCTTTTCCGATTTCACTTTTACAAAAAACCTTACCTAATAAAGAAACAGTAAAACGCGACTGGCTTGTATGGAGTACACTAAAAAATGCTTTATTTTGCTTTCCGTGTTGTCTTTTTTTAAGAGATGATGAATTTGAGCCATCGGGTTTATGTAGAAAtggtattgaaaataattggaGAAAACTGTATGACAAGATCGATAACCACGAAGGGAATACGAAGCACATAGAAAGATATTTATTATGGAAGGACTTGGTAGAAGCAATAAATGGTAGGAAAGGGATCGACAAAGATTTGCAAGTTTCTATTAACACAGAGAAAGAAAAATGGAGAAAACTCCTTCGGATAGTAGTAGATATCACATTGTTTTTAGCAGAAAATAATTTGCCATTTAGAGGCATACACTCAACGATCGATCATGATGACTGTGGACTTTTTATTTCAACTGCAAAATTAGTTAGTCATTACAGCGAAACAATGAAAAATCATTTGGACACTATTAAGGAATATAAAGACAGTG aCGGTACTCCAGATGTGTCACACAAGGAACAATTGGTATTCGTTATAagatatgtttttgaaaatgctGGAACTTGGGATATACAAGAACGATTTCTAACAATGGttgactatgaaaaaaaaacaggagCTGATATTGCAAACAAAATAGAAGAAATTTTAGTTGAATGCAATTTAGATTTAGCACTATGCAGGGGCCAAGGTTATGATAATGCAGCAAATATGTCTGGCAAATACAACGGcgtgaaaagtaaaataatagagAAGTATCCTCAAGCTTTGTTTTCACCATGTAGTGCTCACTCTTTAAATCTATGTGGAGTACATGCAATGGAAACCAGCCTagaagtaaaaacattttttggaaaCATTCAAAAGCTATACAACTTTTTTTCTTGTAGTCCATCAAGATGGAAGATACTTCAAGAAACTGCTGGTCTTTCACTACATTCAATATCAGCTACTAGATGGAGTGCCAGAATTGATGCTGTTCGTccattatctaaaaattattccGGTATTCTAAATTCACTTGTTCgtgttaaaaatgaaattaatctaCCTGCAGATAATCATGCTGAAGCAGTTGGTCTGATTTCATGGTTACATTCCtttgaatttatattgttaacaaCTATCTGGTACAAGGTTCTTCAGTGTATTGATGATCGAAATAAAATTCTTCAGAGCAAAAAAACTTCCATAGATGAAAGTTCAATGCATTTTCAACAATTAGCTACAGAAATTCAACAGATAAAAGACTCTTGGAATGATTTATTACTGGAGTCGAAATCAGTAGCTTCCACTTTGAATTTAACGACAGAATTTAAGATAACTTCAAGAGTtcgaagaaaaaaacattttcatgaTGATATTTCAGATGAACAGCCTTTCCAtgatattgaaaacaaatttaaagttgAAGTGTTTGTAACCGCATTAGATAGGCTTTTATCAGATATTTATGGTATTCAAGCAACTATGGAGAAAATAACAAACACattttcttcaataattaaTCCACCAGATACAGAAGAACCAAGTGCTGAATATTTCAAAGCACAAGCTAATATAATTTCAAGTGTATATCCTAATGACGTGTGTGCTAATGTATTAAAAGAGGAACTacgaatttatttcaaaatacacaaa aAAGGACTTCAAAATATACTACCTCAAATATGTATTTGTCTTCGAATACTTTCTACCATTCCCACGTCTGTGTCAACGGGAGAAAGATCTTTCAGTaaactgaaattaataaaaagttatttacgTTCAACTACAGCAGAAAACcacttaaatcatttaatacttCTCTCCATCGAACACAAGTTGGCAAAGACCCTagattatgatgatattattgacAGCTTTGCTGAAAAAAAAGCTAGGAAAAAGGTGTtctga
- the LOC132925567 gene encoding uncharacterized protein LOC132925567, producing MDNNPNLDTYLKNTRELDNLSTEFGKLSLDGAQQSINQFLSDTKMKSSDKIKLPTPLRSMLKLSFTEKIEPFDYIDKHLYYLNRNIYQSFLKRRVKVSPKTTNELVIYLVAFQVKF from the exons ATGGACAACAATCCCAATTTAGACACCTATTTGAAGAATACACGTGAACTAGATAATTTATCAACAGAATTTGGCAAATTATCATTAGATGGAGCTCAACaaa gtataaaccaatttttaagCGATACTAAAATGAAGAGctctgataaaataaaattaccaacGCCATTGCGTTCAATGCTTAAACTTTCTTTCACGGAAAAAATTGAG cCTTTTGATTACATCGACAaacatctatattatttaaaccgtAATATATACCAGTCATTTTTAAAACGCAGAGTGAAAGTCTCTCCCAAGACTACAAACGAGttggtaatttatttagtaGCCTTTCAGgtaaaattttag
- the LOC132927606 gene encoding uncharacterized protein LOC132927606 codes for MDTNPNSDTHLKNTRELDNLSTKFGKLSLAEAQQNNNQLLDNIKMKSSGKIKLPTPRSSILRPMLKIYSVEKIESFDYIDKHLYYLNRNIYQSFLRRRVKVSPKTTNELIIHLVAFQTFVNDHGKFLVGCKQWSTVVDYVFMAWKHVDNMPIDTSLMHERARRNCFCLLLKYCMIALIKLKNTFSKEKKEHCFKNLKLLCDTSQDDIVKNIQEMLFQIYL; via the exons ATGGACACCAATCCCAATTCAGACACCCATTTGAAGAATACACGTGAACTAGATAATTTATCAACAAAATTTGGCAAATTATCATTGGCTGAAGCTCAACAAA ataataaccaattattagacaatattaaaatgaagagctctggtaaaataaaattaccaacaCCACGTAGTTCTATTTTGCGTCCAATGCTTAAAATTTATTCCGTGGAAAAAATTGAG tcTTTTGATTACATCGACAaacatctatattatttaaaccgtAATATATACCAGTCATTTTTAAGACGCAGAGTGAAAGTCTCTCCAAAGACTACAAACGAGTTGATAATTCATTTAGTAGCCTTTCAg ACATTTGTCAATGATCATGGTAAGTTCTTAGTTGGTTGCAAACAATGGTCTACTGTTGTGGACTACGTTTTTATGGCATGGAAACATGTGGACAATATGCCAATAGATACTAGTCTTATGCATGAACGAGCACGcagaaattgtttttgtttattgttaaaatattgtatgataGCACTCATTAAACTGAAAAACACATTTAGCAAAGAGAAAAAAgaacattgttttaaaaa tttgaaatTACTATGCGACACCAGCCAAGATGACATTGTGAAGAATATCCAAGAAATGttgtttcaaatatatttatag
- the LOC132925569 gene encoding uncharacterized protein LOC132925569, which translates to MVFKSFDVLKQEKLSEETKFDADNLIRSLKSFSFICMLTVWEKILSAIDRINIILQKPKLTIDVAVKHLQSLLKILENFREQGINEALLNSKNKAEVLGIETEFLKVRLRKKKLLPGEIAEDEFCNISEENKFLIMIKNVIDNILIGLRQRFKSMENIAQDFSFLDPTIIYSWPMENLKRAGVDLCNKYENDLNKIEFISELESFKDHVYNIDDDLKRATFFEMLNFIYKNKLQSAYPNISYNASYFSFV; encoded by the coding sequence ATGGTTTTTAAAAGCTTTGACGTtctaaaacaagaaaaattatcAGAAGAAACAAAATTTGATGCAGATAATTTGATAAGATCACTTAAAAGTTTTTCTTTCATTTGTATGCTTACCGTTTGGGAAAAAATTCTCAGTGCAATTGAcagaattaatataattttacaaaaaccaaaattaacaATTGATGTAGCTGTCAAACATCTGCAAAGTCtccttaaaatattagaaaacttTCGAGAGCAAGGTATAAATGAGGCTTTATTGAATTCAAAGAATAAAGCTGAAGTATTAGGCATAGAAACGGAATTTCTAAAAGTCAGATTACGAAAAAAGAAACTTTTACCCGGAGAAATAGCAGAAGATGAGTTTTGTAACATAAgtgaagaaaataaatttttaataatgattaaaaatgttattgacaaTATCTTAATAGGACTAcgtcaaagatttaaatcaatggaAAATATTGCTcaagatttttcatttttagatccaacaataatttattcttgGCCTATGGAAAACTTGAAAAGAGCAGGAGTCGATTTATGCAATAAATATGAAAACGACCTCAACAAAATTGAATTCATTTCAGAACTAGAGAGCTTTAAAGACCATGTTTACAACATAGATGACGATTTAAAAAGagcaacattttttgaaatgttgaattttatttataaaaataaacttcaaaGTGCATATCCAAATATATCTTACAATGCCAGTTACTTCAGCTTCGTGTGA
- the LOC132925568 gene encoding zinc finger MYM-type protein 1-like → MEGNRTNCNKVDTINIHFTDLGTWPLNITDTQRTYLVKMRYNYSEIHDFRNSERDGRNVKSDWFFKILMNGKKLKRTWLSYSLYKNALFCVPCKLFTKIENSSKISKLAYTGLTNWKKATEKIPLHENSPIHKKNVCSWTSLEIALNHCEGIDTELQNSIRKEEGHWKSVLLAIIDIIMHLAMDGSAFRGSNEIISSVGTSNRSGKFLNLVNLVSHYHEPLSKHIERHKKGGLSYFFRGIQDEFLEIMAKRVKDEILSKIIEAKYYSILFDCTPDIAHQEQMTQVIRYVIQNNQNECEIIESFLKFVRVYNKTGESLTEDILDCLTKDNFRISDCRGQSFDNGSNMSEKLKESKHELLK, encoded by the coding sequence ATGGAAGGGAACAGAACTAATTGCAATAAAGTAGACAccataaacatacattttactgATCTTGGTACATGGCCTTTAAATATTACAGATACACAAAGAACATATTTAGTGAAAATGAGGTACAATTATTCTGAAATTCATGATTTTAGAAATTCGGAAAGAGACGGTAGAAATGTTAAGTCTGACTGGTTTTTTAAGATACTTAtgaatggaaaaaaattaaaaagaacatGGCTCAGCTATtctttatataaaaatgcacTTTTTTGTGTACCTTGTAAATTGTTTACTAAAATAGAAAACTCAtccaaaatatcaaaattagcaTATACTGGCTTAACAAATTGGAAAAAAGCTACGGAAAAAATTCCATTACATGAAAATTCaccaatacataaaaaaaatgtgtgttcTTGGACTTCATTGGAAATAGCATTGAATCACTGCGAGGGTATTGACACAGAATTGCAAAATTCTATAAGAAAAGAAGAAGGTCACTGGAAATCCGTTTTATTGGCaattatagacattataatGCATCTAGCAATGGACGGAAGTGCGTTTCGAGGATCTAATGAAATTATTTCTAGTGTGGGAACATCAAACCGAAGtggaaagtttttaaatttagttaatctAGTGTCACATTATCATGAACCATTATCAAAACATATTGAAAGACATAAAAAAGGTGgtctttcttatttttttcgtgGTATTCAAGATGAGTTTCTAGAGATAATGGCAAAAAGAGTTAAAGATGAAattctttcaaaaataatagaggcgaaatattattctatactatTCGATTGTACACCAGACATTGCACACCAAGAACAAATGACCCAAGTTATTCGCTATGTTATACAAAACAACCAGAATGAATGCGAAATCATAGAAAGTTTTTTAAAGTTTGTGCGTGTGTACAACAAAACTGGTGAATCATTAACAGAAGATATATTAGATTGTTTAACAAAAGATAATTTTAGAATATCTGATTGTAGAGGACAATCATTTGATAACGGGTCAAATATGAGTGAAAAATTAAAGGAGTCCAAGCacgaattattgaaataa
- the LOC132925566 gene encoding KRAB-A domain-containing protein 2-like has protein sequence MQSQSVNDFRFIMNYQDHLTKFVVLKPLKTKRAEEVAHNLLDIYTTFGAPAILHSDNGREFVNNTINELHAMWGDVKIVHGKPRHSQSQGSVERANRDVEDMLATWMAENKSSDWPSGLKFIQFRKNRAFHSVGNFASNFTRNRKKHNITFIHLIR, from the exons ATGCAATCACAGAGCGTAAATGATTTCCGATTTATAATGAATTACCAAGACCATCTAACAAAGTTCGTTGTACTTAaaccattaaaaacaaaacgtgCGGAAGAAGTTGCACATAATTTACTagatatttatacaacatttgGAGCACCAGCCATACTGCACTCAGACAATGGAAGAGAGTttgttaataatactataaacgaACTTCATGCTATGTGGGGTGATGTAAAAATTGTTCATGGGAAACCTCGACATAGTCAGAGCCAGGGCTCTGTCGAACGCGCCAATCGAGATGTGGAGGATATGTTGGCTACATGGATGGCCGAGAACAAAAGTAGTGATTGGCCGTCtggattaaaatttatacaGTTCCGAAAAAATCGCGCTTTTCATTCAg ttggcAACTTCGCATCTAATTTCACGCGCAAtcgtaaaaaacataatattacctttatacatttaataagataA